The genomic segment tccactgctttaccctcatcaattacctcttcaaaaaattcaagattagtcaaacatgaccttccaggcacaaatccatgttgactgttcctaatcagaccctgtttatccagatgcttatatatattatctctaagtatcctttccattaatttgcccaccactgacgtcaaactaacaggtctataattgctaggtttactcttagacccctttttaaacaatggaacaacatgcgcagtacgccaatcctccggtactattcccgtttctaattacatttgaaatatttctgtcatagcccctgctatttctacactaacttccctcaatgtcctagggaatatcctgtccggacctggagacttatccacttttatatttttcaaaagtgtcagtacttcctcttctttgaatctcatagtttccatagctactctactcgtttcccttacctcacataattcaatatccttctccttggtgaataccgaagaaaaacaattgttcaatatctcccccatctctcttggctctgcagatagctgtccaccctGACTCTCTaacggaccaattttatccctcgttatccttttgctgttAATATAgccgtagaaaccctttgggtttactttcaccttgccaaagcaacctcatgtcttcttttagcttttctaatttctttcttaagattctgtttacattctttatactcctcaagcacctcatttaccccATGCGGCCTGTAATTATTGTCAATGTTATTGCAGACAGCGATCGCCCGgaatccccccccctcaccctgtcCGACTGTTCCGCtgttgtgaccccccccccccacctacccgGGGTTGCGGGGCTGAGGAGGGGGGTCTCCCTGCAGTTTCTTCACCAGCATCTCGCTGCTGCGCCTCAGCGCCTCGCGTATCTTCCCGAACGAACCGCTGCGGCGAAGGGAACCGCTACCGTcctggggtgggtggagagaggggggggggtgggtggagagaggggggggttgggtggagagagggggggggtggagagaggggggagttgggtgggggggggtggacagAGAAAACACAGTCAGCATcgttccctcaccccccccctcaccccgctcctctcccccctccccccacccccccctccccccactcaccccgcTCCACTCAGCGTTGGCGTTGGCCTCGTCGTTCTCGGTGCCGTTGATGATGTAATTGACGACGCCGGCGGCTCCGGTGAGATGGTCGCGGCCCGGACGTCCCCCCGGCCCCAGGTccttcagcagctccaccacCCGCGACTGGTGGGACGTGTCCGGCACCTGGGGGTGGGACAGCACCCTCGTCACAGAACCCTCGTCACAGAACCCTCGTCACAGAACCCTCGTCACAGAACCCTCGTCACAGAACCCTCGTCACAGAACCCTCGTCACAGAACCCTCGTCACAGAACCCTCGTCACAGAACCCTCGTCACAGCCCCGCCCTCGTCACAGCCCCGCCCCGTCACAGCACCCTCGTCACAGAACCCTCGTCACAGAACCCCCGTCACAGAACCCTCGTCACAGAACCCTCATCATAGCCCCGCCCCGTCACAGAACCCTCGTCACAGCCCCGCCCCGTCACAGAACCCTCGTCACAGCCCCGCCTCGTCACAGAACCCTCGTCACAGAACCCTCGTCACAGAACCCTCGTCATAGCCCTGCCTCGTCACAGAACCCTCGTCACAGAACCCTCGTCATAGCCCCGCCTCGTCACAGAACCCTCGTCATAGCCCCGCCTCGTCACAGAACCCTCGTCACAGAACCCTCGTCACAGAACCCTCGTCACAGAACCCTCGTCACAGCCCCGCCTCGTCACAGCCCCGCCTCGTCACAGAACCCTCGTCAAAGCCCCGCCCGTCACAGAACCCTCGTCATAGCCCCGCCCCGTCACAGAACCCTCGTCACAGAACCCTCGTCACAGAACCCTCGTCACAGAACCCTCGTCACAGAACCCTCGTCACAGCCCCGCCTCGTCACAGAACCCTCGTCACAGAACcacagagatggggaggggtgggggtgggggtggggcagggagggggaggacaaggaggggggttggggcgggaggaagggtggaggagttggggtgggggaggggcggggagggggcgggaggggggagatggggtgggggcaggacagggagggagggggttggacACTGACCTGTTTGCGTGACTTGGTGGCACACTCCTCCAGTGTCTCCGCCGCCTCCAGCTTCCCCTGCCGCCGGTACAGCGCGCCCAGACTGCGCAGTGTCGTGTTAACGGTGGGGCTGTGggtgggggacacacacacacacacacacggggtcaCGGATGTGAGAGCGCGCGCGCAGGCGCGAGAGCGAGCATTCCACAAATGCGCGAGGTTGCAAGCGTGCGAGAGCGTGAGTGTGCGAGCGAGCGTGCGTGAGTGCACGAGTGTTCTGCGTGCCACGTGCATCTCTGcacgttcagtttagttcagaaatccggcgcggaaacaggcccttcggcccaccgagtccgtgccgtccaacgatcccccccgcacactaacactatcccacacacacacacacacactaggggacaatttacatttgcaccaaagccaattaacctacaaacctgcacgtctttggagtgtgggaggaaaccggtgcgcccggagaaaacccacgcaggtcacatagaaaataggtgcaggagtagaggccattcggcccttcgagcctgcaccgccattcgatatgatcatggctgatcatccaactcagtatcccatccctgccttctctccataccccctgatccctttagccacaaggaccacatctaactccctcttaaatatagccaacgaactgtgtggcctcaactaccttctgtggcagagaattccacagattcgccactctctgtgtgtgaaaattttttttttctcatctcggtcctaaaagatttcccccttatccttaaactgtgtgtggccccttgtcctggacttccccaacatcgggaacaatcttcctgcatctagcctgtccaaccccttaagaattttgtaagtttctataagatcccccctcaatcttctaaattctagcgagtacaagccgagtctttcttcatgtgaaagtcctgacatcccaggaatcagtctggtgaaccttctctgtactccctctatggcaagaatgtctttcctcagattaggagaccaaaactgtacgcaatactccaggtgtggtctcaccaagaccctgtacaactgcagtagaacctccctgctcctatactcaaatcctctatggcaagaatgtctttcctcagattaggagaccaaaactgtgcgcaatactccaggtgtggtctcaccaagaccctgtacaactgcagtagaacctccctgaactgcagaaggtccccccccccctcaatcttctaaattctagcgagtacaagctttcatatgaagaaagatatggatagactcggcttgtactaacTTGtattgaattttgtaagtttccggggagagaacgggcaaactccgtacagacagcgcccgtagtcgggatcgaacccgggagaaactcagcgggccaggcagcatctatggagggaaggaattggcgacgtttcgggtcgagacccttcttcatctatggagagaaggaattggcgacgtttcgggtcgagacccttccgggtctcgacccgaaacgtcgccaattccttctctccatagatgctgcctcacccgctgagtttctccagcatgaagTGAGTCAGTTGTACAATGCAGGGGCGGGTgggggaatgagggggggacGAGGGGAAGGAGTCAACACCTCTCACCTATCCACCTTGCAGGCTTTGTACCAGTTCCCATACTCCCAGTACAACACGCCATCCCTGCGTTTGCCCTGGGGATACAAAACACCAGCCGTTATCCCCAACCCCGCAGCCCACCCCTGGCCACCTGTGATTCTACatataagacccccccccactctccccctccccctccccatccctccctacaGCTACATGGAACAGGATGTTGGGGTCATACACGTACACACTCGCACTCACGCacacaagatagaaacatagacaataggtgcaggagtagaggccattcggcccttcgagcctgcaccgtcattcaatatgatcatccaactcagtatcctgtacctgccttctctccataccccctgatccctttagccacaagggccacatctaactccctcttaaatatagccaatgaactgtggcctcaactaccttctgtggcagagaattccacagattcaccactctctgtgtgaaaaatgttttcctcatctcggtcctaaaagacttcccccttatccttaaactgtgtgaccccttgtcctggactgccccaacatcgggaacaatcttcctgcatctagcctgtccaaccccttaagaattttgtaagtttctataagatcccctctcaatctcctaaattctagagagtataaaccaagtctatccagtctttcttcataagacagtcctgacatcccaggaatcagtctggtgaaccttctctgtactccctctatggcaagaatgtctttcctcagattaggagaccaaaactgtacgcaatacaccaggtgtggtctcaccaagaccctgtacaactgcagtagaacctccctgctcctatactcaaatccttttgctatgaatgttaacataccattcactttcttcactgcctgctgcacctgcatgcctactttcaatgactggtgtaccatgacacccaggtctcgttgcatctccccttttcctaatcggccaccattcagataatagtctactttcctgtatttgccaccaaagtggataacctcacattta from the Amblyraja radiata isolate CabotCenter1 unplaced genomic scaffold, sAmbRad1.1.pri scaffold_1251_ctg1, whole genome shotgun sequence genome contains:
- the LOC116969810 gene encoding kinesin light chain 2-like, producing the protein MHAEEREEQSKGKRRDGVLYWEYGNWYKACKVDSPTVNTTLRSLGALYRRQGKLEAAETLEECATKSRKQVPDTSHQSRVVELLKDLGPGGRPGRDHLTGAAGVVNYIINGTENDEANANAEWSGDGSGSLRRSGSFGKIREALRRSSEMLVKKLQGDPPPQPRNPGMKRASSLNFLNKTTEEATEAVSTLADSKALSASNVDLSRRSSLSSLN